The genome window gtacgcccggatctctctgcctgtcaatactttaagggttctgccatttactgtatacctcccacctgcattagaccttccaaaatgcattacctcacatttgtccggatcaaactccatctgccatttcccgcccaagtctccaaccgatctatatcctgctgtatcctctgacaatcctcatcactgtccgcaactccaccaacctttgtgtcgtcagcaaacttactaatcagaccagctacgtttttctccaaatcatttatatatactacaaacagcaaaggtctcagcactgatccctgcggaacaccactagtcacatccctccattcagaaaagcacccttccactgctaccctctgtcttctatgactgagccagttctgtacccatctttccagctcacctctgatcccatgtgacttcgccttttgtaccggtctgccatgagggaccttgtcaaggctttactgaagtccatatagacaacatccactgcccttccttcaccaatcatcttcgtcacttccgcaaaaaactcaatcaagttagtgagacacgacctccccttcacaaaaccatgctgcctctcgctaataagtccattggtttccaaatgggagtaaatcctgtcccgaagaatcctctccaataatttccctaccactgacgtaaggctcactggtctgtagtttcctggattatccttgctacccttcttaaacaaaggaacaacattggctattctccagtcctctgggacctcacctgtagccaatgaggatacaaagatttctgtcaaggccccagcaatttcctcccttgcctccctcagtattttggggtagatcccatcaggccctggggacttatctaccttaatgtttttcaagacgcccaacacctcctcctttttgatatcgacatgacccagactatctacactcccttccctaggctcatcatccaccaagtccttctctttggtgaatactgatgcaaggtactcatttagtacctcgcccatttcctctggctctacacatagattccctcctctgtccttgagtgggccaaccctttccctggctaacctcttgctctttaaatacgtataaaaagccttgggattttccttaatcctgtttgccaatgacttttcatgaccccttttagccctcctgactccttgcttaagttccttcctacttacttgatattcctcaagggcttcgtctgttcccagccttctagcccttatgaatgcttcctttttctttttgactaggctcacaatatccctcgttatccaaggttcccgaaacttgccaaacttatccttcctcacaggaacatgccgatcctggattctaatcaactgacatttgaaagactcccacatgtcagatgttgatttaccctcaaacagccgcccccaatctaaattcttcagttcctgcctaatattgttataattagccttccttcaatttagcacgttcacccgaggactactcttatccttatccacaagtaccttaaaacttatggaattatggtcattatGAAGGTTCGCTCGACTGATTCCTGGAttggggggttatcttatgaggaacgattggacaggttgggcctgtatccattggagtttagaagaatgagaggtgatctttttgcaacatgtaagatcctgaggggtcttggacaaggtggatgctgagaggatatttccccttatgggagagacttggGGATACAGTATAACAATAAGGGGTCTCTCAGAAGGTTgttcgtctgtggaattctcttccccgagagcagtggagacagggtcattgaatgtttttaaggctggGTTTGACAGATTCGTGATTGacaaagggagtcaagggttatagcaAGTTTAGACAGGCCACATTCAGGACagccatggtggagcaggctcgaagggctgaatggcctactgctgctcctaattcgtacgtttacATGTAAAAAGAACTGTTCAAAGAGTAGGAAAGAATGGGCCAACGTGGGgtagcttgtgggggggggggggggggtggggggggggggtggtacatTAACACGAGTGGTATGAaatgactcactcactcactgccccCAGTGTGGGATCCAAGTGCGCGTGGAGGTGCAGGGTTTGTATGGGTGGGCACAGCTTTGAAAAGCGATGCCAGGGCAGATCAGTATGATGCCACCCGATGCTGAATATCATCCCAAGCTGGGGCAACTCCAGCCTTGAAAATGAATGCATTTGACTGGATGCATGTTGCTGGTAAATTCCCTCCCAGcctgacagaaagagagagtggggagagaagaggtgggtggggggggggggaatcctctctGTCAACCCTTCAACGCTGCGGCCTGGGGCTTTCCCAAATATAGCCGTGGCCACGCCTCCCACGGCGCCTGACACCTCATTGCGCGCGGGGCGGGGTGTTTCCTGAGCCCACGTGCAGTGACGACGCGCGTCCTTatttgggcggtggggggggggagcgtgaCTGCCCGTGACGTCAGTGCCCTAATAAGGCATGGCCCGGCGGGGGTTCCGGGCGCAGGGATTATAAAGCAGCCGAAGCAGTTCAGCTGCTGTATCGAGAGATTTGGAGCGAAGGCGATTAATCCCCCACGTCCCAACTTTAATTCTTCTTAGTTCTGAATGTAAGTATGCAGTTAATTCGTTCACACAAGCCAACATTAATTGGAAATAGCAGTGCTAGTTTTTTTGCTCATATACTTTGAACATAAATATATTTTAAAGAAAGTTAGTGAATGACTGGAATCAGATGTTAGCAGGATCTCCAGAAGTTGTGCTTTTAATATTTGCAACCCCGTTTTGAAAGTTTAATCTCATTGCAATTGGAATTTTATAGCAGAGGCAATTTCTACATGGAAATAAATTGGGTTTTTTTTGTTGTaaacagaaagggaaagaaagcaAGACAGAACAGAAAGGAGAATTTCGTTCATTCATTGCTGTCAGATTCTCACCCAGTCCCTAAACCATGGTGACCACCGAATCATTGGAGATTGAGAGCTGCGACCTGATGCAGACCCTGTTGGAGGAGCAGGGCGGCTTGCTCATCCTGGACTGCCGATCCTTCCTGAGTTTCAACGACTCCCACATCAGGGGCTCCCGCAACGTGTACTGCAACACCATCGTCAAGCGGCGGTCGAAGGGAGCCATCGCCCTGGACTGCATCCTGCCCGAAGAGGGCATCCGAGCCGCTCTGGCCCGCGGCCGCTACCCCAGGGTGCTAGTGCTGGACGAGAGGAGTCCCAGCTCGGCCGCACTCAGCAGGGACAACACGGCCAGGCTCGTTCTGAACACGCTCAACACCGAGCTGGACACAAGCAGGATCCAGATGTGCTTTCTGAAAGGTGAGAGGAGGGTGAGATGTTGGCCCGCAAAGCTTCATGTAAATTTCGAGTCTTCTTTCAAATCCCTTTATCGCCAATCTTTATCCTTTCACCTTTTTTGTTTTTAGAAACCCAGTGTTTCCAGCAcagacgatgggccgaagggcctgtttctgtgctgtatgactctatgcttTAAGAGACCCTTGTATCAAGCCCCAGGTAATCTGGATTGTCACCTTGTTAACAAGGTCCAGTTAGTGAGAGAGGAATATTGCAGTTCCTGTGACAGACTCTTCACTGGGAGTCAGGAATACCTCCTGCTTAATCCAGAATAGTCCCAGCAGATCTGAATGAAGCTTCCTCTCAGTGCCTTGGTTGCTGCCCCTCTTTTGTCGGGCAGGTCCAATTGTATTGGTGTGACATTTTGTTTTcaacccctctctttctctctctctctctcgcaggagGCTACGAGACCTTCCACTCGCTGTTCCCCGAGATGTGCACCGAAAACCTCAGCCCGTGTGCCCATTCGTGCCCGCAGGCGGGCTCCATGCCAACCTTGGTTGCTCGAGGAACCCCACTTTATGATCAGGTGAGTAGCCCCACCCGAGAGGGAGACAGGAGAATGGGCGAGGGGGGTGGAGgacggtgggaggggggggggggggggggggaggttgtgtgtgtgagaggtttGGGGCAGGCTGCCTCGACTCTTCATCGAATCACGAATATTCCAgtgcaggccactcggcccattgcgtccgtgccagctctctcgaGGTGCACTCCGCTTCCTTTTGCTGATCTAACCTAATGCTGGGGCGTGTGTTTCATTCCAGGGTGGACCCGTGGAGATTCTGCCCTTCCTCTATCTGGGCAGCGCCTATCACTCCTCGCGGAAAGAGACCCTGCAATCGCTGGGCATCACGGCGCTCCTCAACGTCTCCTCCAACTGCCCCAACTACTTCGAGGGAGTCTTCCAGTACAAGTGCATCCCGGTGGAGGATAGCCACCTGGCAGACATCAGTGCCTGGTTTAGAGAAGCCATCGACTTTATCGGTAAATTCCTGCCTGTGGATTGGGAGCTTATTTGTTCTGAGGCCCATGTTCAAGAGATTTGGGATTGTGATACTTGAGTTCTACCATGTGCCAGTTTTCT of Heterodontus francisci isolate sHetFra1 chromosome 47, sHetFra1.hap1, whole genome shotgun sequence contains these proteins:
- the dusp2 gene encoding dual specificity protein phosphatase 2; the protein is MVTTESLEIESCDLMQTLLEEQGGLLILDCRSFLSFNDSHIRGSRNVYCNTIVKRRSKGAIALDCILPEEGIRAALARGRYPRVLVLDERSPSSAALSRDNTARLVLNTLNTELDTSRIQMCFLKGGYETFHSLFPEMCTENLSPCAHSCPQAGSMPTLVARGTPLYDQGGPVEILPFLYLGSAYHSSRKETLQSLGITALLNVSSNCPNYFEGVFQYKCIPVEDSHLADISAWFREAIDFIDAVKESGGRILVHCQAGISRSATICLAYLIRTQRVRLEEAFDFVKQRRGVISPNFGFMGQLLQFETKVLCH